One Erysipelothrix amsterdamensis DNA window includes the following coding sequences:
- a CDS encoding MATE family efflux transporter, producing MNTIPTRKQLRHNLARYILPSIGAMIFFSLYTMVDGMFVGKGVGPHALASVNLSMPYINMIFAFALMIAVGASTRITYYFGKKSIHESNVIFSLGFWFLGLFSLALAMITGLLRDSLIILLGATPDTMHYVSQYLSMMILFSPFFMLTYYLEVLVKADGAPGLSLLGIILSAFVNIVLDYLFVIQFQWGIQGAALATGIAQVFGFIFFLTYFLSSKSTLKFIKPTWNIKTVMNMIRIGIPDALTELSSGFITFVFNLGVAFYFGSNGLAAFGVLMYLTNLVTVTMIGINQGIQPLISFYHGQKQTKLMDWILNDALFISVLCGLGFFILCQTLPEVLVSGFINVKNIEPFNLAVKALPIFSYGFLLSGINIVLAGYFTALERIRPAMLISMMRGYLLVALCVISLPYLFGASAIWLAPLTYELLTLVVSLILFKHYKKTA from the coding sequence ATGAATACAATACCCACACGCAAGCAATTGCGTCACAATCTCGCCCGTTACATCCTTCCCTCAATCGGAGCGATGATCTTTTTTTCTTTATATACTATGGTTGATGGGATGTTTGTCGGTAAAGGGGTCGGTCCGCACGCTCTCGCTTCCGTGAACCTCTCAATGCCTTACATCAACATGATTTTTGCGTTTGCCTTAATGATTGCGGTCGGTGCCTCAACGCGCATCACCTACTACTTCGGTAAAAAAAGCATTCATGAAAGTAACGTCATCTTCTCACTGGGTTTTTGGTTTTTAGGGCTTTTTTCGCTAGCTTTAGCCATGATAACAGGTCTTCTCCGCGACTCCCTAATTATTCTGTTAGGCGCAACACCGGATACTATGCACTATGTTTCTCAATACTTGAGTATGATGATTCTCTTTAGTCCTTTTTTTATGTTGACCTATTACCTTGAGGTATTGGTTAAAGCAGATGGTGCTCCCGGATTATCGTTACTGGGTATTATCTTAAGTGCCTTTGTGAATATTGTTTTAGATTATCTTTTCGTAATTCAATTTCAATGGGGCATCCAAGGTGCCGCACTTGCAACCGGTATTGCGCAAGTCTTTGGCTTTATCTTCTTTTTAACGTATTTCCTATCTTCTAAATCCACACTCAAATTTATCAAACCCACATGGAATATTAAGACCGTCATGAACATGATTCGAATCGGCATTCCAGATGCCTTAACGGAACTCTCGTCTGGATTTATTACCTTCGTCTTTAATCTCGGAGTTGCCTTTTATTTTGGTTCCAATGGTCTTGCTGCCTTTGGCGTCTTAATGTATCTAACCAATCTTGTTACGGTTACCATGATTGGGATTAATCAAGGAATTCAACCCTTAATTAGTTTTTATCACGGTCAAAAACAAACAAAACTTATGGATTGGATTTTAAACGATGCACTCTTTATCAGTGTGCTCTGTGGTCTAGGATTCTTTATCCTTTGTCAGACTTTACCCGAAGTTCTTGTAAGTGGGTTTATTAATGTGAAAAACATTGAACCTTTTAACCTTGCGGTTAAAGCATTACCCATCTTTAGCTATGGTTTCCTTTTATCTGGAATTAATATTGTCTTAGCCGGCTATTTTACTGCACTGGAACGTATTCGTCCGGCAATGCTTATTTCAATGATGCGTGGCTATCTTCTTGTAGCGCTGTGTGTAATCAGTCTTCCTTACTTATTCGGTGCAAGCGCGATTTGGTTGGCTCCCCTAACGTACGAATTGCTTACCCTAGTCGTTTCATTAATCCTATTTAAACACTATAAAAAAACAGCCTAG
- a CDS encoding alpha/beta hydrolase encodes MGKSGEMVDGTIYSPSLGFDWNYSEYCPYLDSNESLSTLPVVYLLHGATGNHRNMTERFLLPEFLDESMELGECRKCVVIFVDGFNSFYINSRCFQMETAVIEDLIPTLEARLGLHPTREKRFIGGLSMGGYGASNLGLRYPEYFSKVMALSPAVWYTMTPTTVTYEWHVFRDQNDVFDHELWTRQHPSASLASYHTKNLPVSFLVMTGGMDEAVPIADVKQFVADLEAYTEVDVHYLDDGDHSWPFWEYGTYHAFKHFF; translated from the coding sequence ATGGGAAAAAGCGGTGAGATGGTCGATGGCACAATCTATTCACCATCATTAGGATTTGATTGGAATTACAGTGAATACTGTCCATATTTAGACAGTAATGAATCGCTCAGTACACTTCCTGTTGTTTATCTCTTACATGGGGCAACCGGAAACCATCGCAATATGACAGAGCGGTTTTTATTACCGGAGTTTCTTGATGAGTCTATGGAACTGGGTGAATGTCGTAAATGTGTTGTGATTTTTGTAGATGGTTTTAATTCGTTTTATATAAACAGTCGTTGTTTCCAAATGGAAACAGCCGTAATTGAAGATCTTATTCCAACACTTGAAGCGCGTTTAGGACTTCATCCTACCCGAGAAAAACGCTTTATTGGTGGGTTATCCATGGGCGGTTATGGGGCCAGCAACTTAGGTCTTCGTTATCCTGAGTATTTTTCCAAAGTGATGGCTTTATCACCGGCGGTTTGGTATACCATGACACCAACGACCGTAACCTATGAGTGGCATGTATTCCGGGATCAAAATGATGTATTTGATCATGAACTTTGGACTCGTCAACATCCAAGTGCGAGCCTTGCGTCATACCATACAAAAAACCTCCCTGTGTCTTTTTTGGTTATGACAGGAGGTATGGATGAAGCGGTCCCAATTGCGGATGTAAAGCAGTTTGTCGCCGATTTAGAGGCCTATACAGAGGTCGATGTTCATTATCTTGATGATGGGGATCATTCCTGGCCTTTTTGGGAGTATGGAACCTATCATGCGTTTAAACATTTTTTCTAA